A genome region from Leptodactylus fuscus isolate aLepFus1 chromosome 6, aLepFus1.hap2, whole genome shotgun sequence includes the following:
- the EXOC7 gene encoding exocyst complex component 7 isoform X4: MIPNEDASSRKKEIEEKLKQEEEMLTFIKESLDKSDQLTNNMVSILSSFESRLMKLENSIIPVHKQTETLQRLQENVDRTLSCLDHVISYYHVATETEKVIKDGPSGRLEEYLSCIAKIQKAVEYFQDNNPDSPELNRVKSLFERGKESLDAEFRNLLQRHSKPVPPILILDLIGTDEEIEGQEEGVLEHLPEGILQDIIRISQWLVEYGRNQDFMNVYCQIRSSQLDRSIKGLKEHFRKNSSSSGVPYSPAVQNKRKDTPTKKPAKRPAVFIPGTIRKAQNLLKQYSQHGLDGKKGGSGLSALEGKEDVLDLEIDTYIYCISAFVRLAQSEYQLLLDIIPEHHQKKTFDSLIQETLDNLILEGENIVLAAKKANSRHDFTSVLSIFPILRHLKLTKPEFDKVLQGTAASTKNKLPNLITSIETTGAKALEDFADSIKNDPDKENSMSKDGTVHELTSNAILFLQQLLEFQETAGAMLASQETSSAASNYSSEFSRRLLSTYICKVLGNLQLKLLSKSKMYEDLALGAIFLHNNYNYILKSLEKSELMQLVSVTQKDPDSLYREHIEQQIQIYQRSWLKVIDYVNDRNMPPLQGAKLKDKERQMIKERFKGFNEGLEEICKIQKSWAIPDKKQRERIRQSQKKIVQEAYGAFLHKYGTGVNFTKNPDKYIKYSVEHVGEMIERLFDTSA, encoded by the exons ATGATTCCTAACGAGGACGCGTCATCTAGGAAGAaggagatagaggagaagctcaaGCAG GAAGAGGAAATGCTGACCTTCATCAAGGAGAGTCTGGACAAGAGCGATCAGCTGACCAACAATATG GTGTCCATCCTTTCTTCCTTCGAGAGCCGACTGATGAAATTGGAAAATTCCATCATCCCCGTCCACAAGCAAACTGAGACACTACAGCGCTTGCAGGAAAACGTGGATCGTACCCTGTCCTGCCTAGACCATGTGATCAGTTATTACCACGTGGCCACAGAGACGGAAAAGGTCATCAAAGATGG ACCCTCAGGACGGCTGGAAGAATACCTAAGTTGTATTGCCAAAATTCAGAAGGCGGTAGAATATTTTCAAGACAACAATCCAGACAGCCCGGAGTTGAACAGAGTG AAATCGCTCTTTGAAAGAGGTAAAGAGTCCCTGGACGCCGAGTTCCGCAACCTCCTGCAGAGACATAGTAAGCCAGTTCCTCCCATTCTTATCCTGGACTTGATTGGTACAGATGAAGAGATAGAGGGGCAGGAGGAAGGGGTGCTGGAGCATCTACCGGAGGGAATCCTGCAGGACATCATACGCATTTCTCAGTGGTTGGTAGAATACGGGAGAAACCAAG ACTTCATGAATGTATATTGCCAAATCCGCTCCAGTCAACTGGACCGATCTATCAAAGGTCTCAAAGAGCATTTCCGAAAGAACAGCTCATCCTCCGGAGTTCCCTATTCTCCTGCTGTGCAAAACAAGAGGAAGGATACGCCAACTAAGAAGCCAGCCAAGAGACCAG CAGTCTTCATACCAG GCACTATCCGAAAGGCTCAGAATCTTCTCAAACAGTACTCTCAGCACGGGCTTGATGGGAAAAAGGGAGGGTCCGGCCTCAGCGCCCTTGAAG GGAAAGAAGATGTTCTCGATCTTGAGATAGACACTTACATATACTGTATCAGTGCCTTTGTGCGACTGGCGCAGAGCGAGTACCAGCTTCTTCTAGATATCATTCCTGAGCACCACCAGAAGAAAACCTTTGATTCTCTCATTCAG GAGACGCTGGATAATCTTATTCTGGAAGGTGAAAATATTGTGTTGGCTGCAAAGAAAGCCAATTCCAGACACGATTTCACCTCCGTTCTGAGCATCTTCCCCATTTTACGGCACCTTAAACTTACCAAGCCTGAGTTTGACAAAGTTCTTCAA GGTACTGCTGCCAGCACGAAGAACAAGCTGCCAAACCTTATAACTTCTATAGAGACGACTGGAGCCAAAGCACTAGAGGACTTTGCAGACAGTATTAAG AATGATCCTGATAAGGAGAACAGCATGTCTAAAGATGGCACCGTGCATGAACTTACCAGCAAT GCCATTCTTTTCCTACAACAGCTGCTGGAGTTCCAGGAGACGGCAGGAGCCATGCTAGCATCACAAG AGACCAGCTCCGCCGCCAGTAACTACAGTTCTGAATTCAGCCGACGACTTCTCAGTACATACATCT GTAAAGTCCTTGGAAACCTGCAGCTAAAGCTCCTGTCTAAGTCAAAAATGTACGAGGACCTGGCTCTGGGGGCGATATTTCTGCATAACAATTATAACTATATCCTGAAGTCTCTGGAAAA GTCGGAGCTCATGCAGTTAGTGTCTGTGACCCAGAAGGATCCTGACAGTCTCTATCGTGAGCACATAGAACAGCAGATCCAGATCTACCAGCGAAG CTGGCTCAAGGTGATTGACTATGTCAATGACAGGAACATGCCACCACTTCAGGGAGCGAAG CTGAAGGACAAGGAGAGACAGATGATAAAGGAGCGTTTTAAg GGGTTCAATGAAGGTCTGGAGGAGATCTGTAAGATCCAGAAATCATGGGCTATTCCAGACAAAAAGCAGCGCGAGCGGATCCGTCAGTCACAGAAGAAAATCGTACAGGAGGCGTATGGCGCGTTCTTACACAA GTATGGCACCGGTGTCAATTTCACAAAGAACCcagataaatacataaaatactcCGTGGAACATGTCGGTGAAATGATTGAGAGACTCTTTGACACATCTGCCTGA
- the EXOC7 gene encoding exocyst complex component 7 isoform X2, protein MIPNEDASSRKKEIEEKLKQEEEMLTFIKESLDKSDQLTNNMVSILSSFESRLMKLENSIIPVHKQTETLQRLQENVDRTLSCLDHVISYYHVATETEKVIKDGPSGRLEEYLSCIAKIQKAVEYFQDNNPDSPELNRVKSLFERGKESLDAEFRNLLQRHSKPVPPILILDLIGTDEEIEGQEEGVLEHLPEGILQDIIRISQWLVEYGRNQDFMNVYCQIRSSQLDRSIKGLKEHFRKNSSSSGVPYSPAVQNKRKDTPTKKPAKRPVFIPGTIRKAQNLLKQYSQHGLDGKKGGSGLSALEGKEDVLDLEIDTYIYCISAFVRLAQSEYQLLLDIIPEHHQKKTFDSLIQETLDNLILEGENIVLAAKKANSRHDFTSVLSIFPILRHLKLTKPEFDKVLQGTAASTKNKLPNLITSIETTGAKALEDFADSIKNDPDKENSMSKDGTVHELTSNAILFLQQLLEFQETAGAMLASQVLGDTYNIPIDPRETSSAASNYSSEFSRRLLSTYICKVLGNLQLKLLSKSKMYEDLALGAIFLHNNYNYILKSLEKSELMQLVSVTQKDPDSLYREHIEQQIQIYQRSWLKVIDYVNDRNMPPLQGAKLKDKERQMIKERFKGFNEGLEEICKIQKSWAIPDKKQRERIRQSQKKIVQEAYGAFLHKYGTGVNFTKNPDKYIKYSVEHVGEMIERLFDTSA, encoded by the exons ATGATTCCTAACGAGGACGCGTCATCTAGGAAGAaggagatagaggagaagctcaaGCAG GAAGAGGAAATGCTGACCTTCATCAAGGAGAGTCTGGACAAGAGCGATCAGCTGACCAACAATATG GTGTCCATCCTTTCTTCCTTCGAGAGCCGACTGATGAAATTGGAAAATTCCATCATCCCCGTCCACAAGCAAACTGAGACACTACAGCGCTTGCAGGAAAACGTGGATCGTACCCTGTCCTGCCTAGACCATGTGATCAGTTATTACCACGTGGCCACAGAGACGGAAAAGGTCATCAAAGATGG ACCCTCAGGACGGCTGGAAGAATACCTAAGTTGTATTGCCAAAATTCAGAAGGCGGTAGAATATTTTCAAGACAACAATCCAGACAGCCCGGAGTTGAACAGAGTG AAATCGCTCTTTGAAAGAGGTAAAGAGTCCCTGGACGCCGAGTTCCGCAACCTCCTGCAGAGACATAGTAAGCCAGTTCCTCCCATTCTTATCCTGGACTTGATTGGTACAGATGAAGAGATAGAGGGGCAGGAGGAAGGGGTGCTGGAGCATCTACCGGAGGGAATCCTGCAGGACATCATACGCATTTCTCAGTGGTTGGTAGAATACGGGAGAAACCAAG ACTTCATGAATGTATATTGCCAAATCCGCTCCAGTCAACTGGACCGATCTATCAAAGGTCTCAAAGAGCATTTCCGAAAGAACAGCTCATCCTCCGGAGTTCCCTATTCTCCTGCTGTGCAAAACAAGAGGAAGGATACGCCAACTAAGAAGCCAGCCAAGAGACCAG TCTTCATACCAG GCACTATCCGAAAGGCTCAGAATCTTCTCAAACAGTACTCTCAGCACGGGCTTGATGGGAAAAAGGGAGGGTCCGGCCTCAGCGCCCTTGAAG GGAAAGAAGATGTTCTCGATCTTGAGATAGACACTTACATATACTGTATCAGTGCCTTTGTGCGACTGGCGCAGAGCGAGTACCAGCTTCTTCTAGATATCATTCCTGAGCACCACCAGAAGAAAACCTTTGATTCTCTCATTCAG GAGACGCTGGATAATCTTATTCTGGAAGGTGAAAATATTGTGTTGGCTGCAAAGAAAGCCAATTCCAGACACGATTTCACCTCCGTTCTGAGCATCTTCCCCATTTTACGGCACCTTAAACTTACCAAGCCTGAGTTTGACAAAGTTCTTCAA GGTACTGCTGCCAGCACGAAGAACAAGCTGCCAAACCTTATAACTTCTATAGAGACGACTGGAGCCAAAGCACTAGAGGACTTTGCAGACAGTATTAAG AATGATCCTGATAAGGAGAACAGCATGTCTAAAGATGGCACCGTGCATGAACTTACCAGCAAT GCCATTCTTTTCCTACAACAGCTGCTGGAGTTCCAGGAGACGGCAGGAGCCATGCTAGCATCACAAG TTCTTGGGGACACTTACAATATTCCTATCGATCCCAGAG AGACCAGCTCCGCCGCCAGTAACTACAGTTCTGAATTCAGCCGACGACTTCTCAGTACATACATCT GTAAAGTCCTTGGAAACCTGCAGCTAAAGCTCCTGTCTAAGTCAAAAATGTACGAGGACCTGGCTCTGGGGGCGATATTTCTGCATAACAATTATAACTATATCCTGAAGTCTCTGGAAAA GTCGGAGCTCATGCAGTTAGTGTCTGTGACCCAGAAGGATCCTGACAGTCTCTATCGTGAGCACATAGAACAGCAGATCCAGATCTACCAGCGAAG CTGGCTCAAGGTGATTGACTATGTCAATGACAGGAACATGCCACCACTTCAGGGAGCGAAG CTGAAGGACAAGGAGAGACAGATGATAAAGGAGCGTTTTAAg GGGTTCAATGAAGGTCTGGAGGAGATCTGTAAGATCCAGAAATCATGGGCTATTCCAGACAAAAAGCAGCGCGAGCGGATCCGTCAGTCACAGAAGAAAATCGTACAGGAGGCGTATGGCGCGTTCTTACACAA GTATGGCACCGGTGTCAATTTCACAAAGAACCcagataaatacataaaatactcCGTGGAACATGTCGGTGAAATGATTGAGAGACTCTTTGACACATCTGCCTGA
- the EXOC7 gene encoding exocyst complex component 7 isoform X6 — protein sequence MIPNEDASSRKKEIEEKLKQEEEMLTFIKESLDKSDQLTNNMVSILSSFESRLMKLENSIIPVHKQTETLQRLQENVDRTLSCLDHVISYYHVATETEKVIKDGPSGRLEEYLSCIAKIQKAVEYFQDNNPDSPELNRVKSLFERGKESLDAEFRNLLQRHSKPVPPILILDLIGTDEEIEGQEEGVLEHLPEGILQDIIRISQWLVEYGRNQDFMNVYCQIRSSQLDRSIKGLKEHFRKNSSSSGVPYSPAVQNKRKDTPTKKPAKRPVFIPGTIRKAQNLLKQYSQHGLDGKKGGSGLSALEGKEDVLDLEIDTYIYCISAFVRLAQSEYQLLLDIIPEHHQKKTFDSLIQETLDNLILEGENIVLAAKKANSRHDFTSVLSIFPILRHLKLTKPEFDKVLQGTAASTKNKLPNLITSIETTGAKALEDFADSIKNDPDKENSMSKDGTVHELTSNAILFLQQLLEFQETAGAMLASQETSSAASNYSSEFSRRLLSTYICKVLGNLQLKLLSKSKMYEDLALGAIFLHNNYNYILKSLEKSELMQLVSVTQKDPDSLYREHIEQQIQIYQRSWLKVIDYVNDRNMPPLQGAKLKDKERQMIKERFKGFNEGLEEICKIQKSWAIPDKKQRERIRQSQKKIVQEAYGAFLHKYGTGVNFTKNPDKYIKYSVEHVGEMIERLFDTSA from the exons ATGATTCCTAACGAGGACGCGTCATCTAGGAAGAaggagatagaggagaagctcaaGCAG GAAGAGGAAATGCTGACCTTCATCAAGGAGAGTCTGGACAAGAGCGATCAGCTGACCAACAATATG GTGTCCATCCTTTCTTCCTTCGAGAGCCGACTGATGAAATTGGAAAATTCCATCATCCCCGTCCACAAGCAAACTGAGACACTACAGCGCTTGCAGGAAAACGTGGATCGTACCCTGTCCTGCCTAGACCATGTGATCAGTTATTACCACGTGGCCACAGAGACGGAAAAGGTCATCAAAGATGG ACCCTCAGGACGGCTGGAAGAATACCTAAGTTGTATTGCCAAAATTCAGAAGGCGGTAGAATATTTTCAAGACAACAATCCAGACAGCCCGGAGTTGAACAGAGTG AAATCGCTCTTTGAAAGAGGTAAAGAGTCCCTGGACGCCGAGTTCCGCAACCTCCTGCAGAGACATAGTAAGCCAGTTCCTCCCATTCTTATCCTGGACTTGATTGGTACAGATGAAGAGATAGAGGGGCAGGAGGAAGGGGTGCTGGAGCATCTACCGGAGGGAATCCTGCAGGACATCATACGCATTTCTCAGTGGTTGGTAGAATACGGGAGAAACCAAG ACTTCATGAATGTATATTGCCAAATCCGCTCCAGTCAACTGGACCGATCTATCAAAGGTCTCAAAGAGCATTTCCGAAAGAACAGCTCATCCTCCGGAGTTCCCTATTCTCCTGCTGTGCAAAACAAGAGGAAGGATACGCCAACTAAGAAGCCAGCCAAGAGACCAG TCTTCATACCAG GCACTATCCGAAAGGCTCAGAATCTTCTCAAACAGTACTCTCAGCACGGGCTTGATGGGAAAAAGGGAGGGTCCGGCCTCAGCGCCCTTGAAG GGAAAGAAGATGTTCTCGATCTTGAGATAGACACTTACATATACTGTATCAGTGCCTTTGTGCGACTGGCGCAGAGCGAGTACCAGCTTCTTCTAGATATCATTCCTGAGCACCACCAGAAGAAAACCTTTGATTCTCTCATTCAG GAGACGCTGGATAATCTTATTCTGGAAGGTGAAAATATTGTGTTGGCTGCAAAGAAAGCCAATTCCAGACACGATTTCACCTCCGTTCTGAGCATCTTCCCCATTTTACGGCACCTTAAACTTACCAAGCCTGAGTTTGACAAAGTTCTTCAA GGTACTGCTGCCAGCACGAAGAACAAGCTGCCAAACCTTATAACTTCTATAGAGACGACTGGAGCCAAAGCACTAGAGGACTTTGCAGACAGTATTAAG AATGATCCTGATAAGGAGAACAGCATGTCTAAAGATGGCACCGTGCATGAACTTACCAGCAAT GCCATTCTTTTCCTACAACAGCTGCTGGAGTTCCAGGAGACGGCAGGAGCCATGCTAGCATCACAAG AGACCAGCTCCGCCGCCAGTAACTACAGTTCTGAATTCAGCCGACGACTTCTCAGTACATACATCT GTAAAGTCCTTGGAAACCTGCAGCTAAAGCTCCTGTCTAAGTCAAAAATGTACGAGGACCTGGCTCTGGGGGCGATATTTCTGCATAACAATTATAACTATATCCTGAAGTCTCTGGAAAA GTCGGAGCTCATGCAGTTAGTGTCTGTGACCCAGAAGGATCCTGACAGTCTCTATCGTGAGCACATAGAACAGCAGATCCAGATCTACCAGCGAAG CTGGCTCAAGGTGATTGACTATGTCAATGACAGGAACATGCCACCACTTCAGGGAGCGAAG CTGAAGGACAAGGAGAGACAGATGATAAAGGAGCGTTTTAAg GGGTTCAATGAAGGTCTGGAGGAGATCTGTAAGATCCAGAAATCATGGGCTATTCCAGACAAAAAGCAGCGCGAGCGGATCCGTCAGTCACAGAAGAAAATCGTACAGGAGGCGTATGGCGCGTTCTTACACAA GTATGGCACCGGTGTCAATTTCACAAAGAACCcagataaatacataaaatactcCGTGGAACATGTCGGTGAAATGATTGAGAGACTCTTTGACACATCTGCCTGA
- the EXOC7 gene encoding exocyst complex component 7 isoform X9, translated as MIPNEDASSRKKEIEEKLKQEEEMLTFIKESLDKSDQLTNNMVSILSSFESRLMKLENSIIPVHKQTETLQRLQENVDRTLSCLDHVISYYHVATETEKVIKDGPSGRLEEYLSCIAKIQKAVEYFQDNNPDSPELNRVKSLFERGKESLDAEFRNLLQRHSKPVPPILILDLIGTDEEIEGQEEGVLEHLPEGILQDIIRISQWLVEYGRNQDFMNVYCQIRSSQLDRSIKGLKEHFRKNSSSSGVPYSPAVQNKRKDTPTKKPAKRPVFIPGTIRKAQNLLKQYSQHGLDGKKGGSGLSALEGLEQESRSRYHGDAVGDKHGTNLGKEDVLDLEIDTYIYCISAFVRLAQSEYQLLLDIIPEHHQKKTFDSLIQETLDNLILEGENIVLAAKKANSRHDFTSVLSIFPILRHLKLTKPEFDKVLQGTAASTKNKLPNLITSIETTGAKALEDFADSIKNDPDKENSMSKDGTVHELTSNAILFLQQLLEFQETAGAMLASQVLGDTYNIPIDPRETSSAASNYSSEFSRRLLSTYICKVLGNLQLKLLSKSKMYEDLALGAIFLHNNYNYILKSLEKSELMQLVSVTQKDPDSLYREHIEQQIQIYQRSWLKVIDYVNDRNMPPLQGAKLKDKERQMIKERFKGFNEGLEEICKIQKSWAIPDKKQRERIRQSQKKIVQEAYGAFLHKYGTGVNFTKNPDKYIKYSVEHVGEMIERLFDTSA; from the exons ATGATTCCTAACGAGGACGCGTCATCTAGGAAGAaggagatagaggagaagctcaaGCAG GAAGAGGAAATGCTGACCTTCATCAAGGAGAGTCTGGACAAGAGCGATCAGCTGACCAACAATATG GTGTCCATCCTTTCTTCCTTCGAGAGCCGACTGATGAAATTGGAAAATTCCATCATCCCCGTCCACAAGCAAACTGAGACACTACAGCGCTTGCAGGAAAACGTGGATCGTACCCTGTCCTGCCTAGACCATGTGATCAGTTATTACCACGTGGCCACAGAGACGGAAAAGGTCATCAAAGATGG ACCCTCAGGACGGCTGGAAGAATACCTAAGTTGTATTGCCAAAATTCAGAAGGCGGTAGAATATTTTCAAGACAACAATCCAGACAGCCCGGAGTTGAACAGAGTG AAATCGCTCTTTGAAAGAGGTAAAGAGTCCCTGGACGCCGAGTTCCGCAACCTCCTGCAGAGACATAGTAAGCCAGTTCCTCCCATTCTTATCCTGGACTTGATTGGTACAGATGAAGAGATAGAGGGGCAGGAGGAAGGGGTGCTGGAGCATCTACCGGAGGGAATCCTGCAGGACATCATACGCATTTCTCAGTGGTTGGTAGAATACGGGAGAAACCAAG ACTTCATGAATGTATATTGCCAAATCCGCTCCAGTCAACTGGACCGATCTATCAAAGGTCTCAAAGAGCATTTCCGAAAGAACAGCTCATCCTCCGGAGTTCCCTATTCTCCTGCTGTGCAAAACAAGAGGAAGGATACGCCAACTAAGAAGCCAGCCAAGAGACCAG TCTTCATACCAG GCACTATCCGAAAGGCTCAGAATCTTCTCAAACAGTACTCTCAGCACGGGCTTGATGGGAAAAAGGGAGGGTCCGGCCTCAGCGCCCTTGAAG GTCTTGAACAAGAATCACGTAGCCGATACCACGGAGATGCCGTGGGGGACAAACATGGTACAAATTTAG GGAAAGAAGATGTTCTCGATCTTGAGATAGACACTTACATATACTGTATCAGTGCCTTTGTGCGACTGGCGCAGAGCGAGTACCAGCTTCTTCTAGATATCATTCCTGAGCACCACCAGAAGAAAACCTTTGATTCTCTCATTCAG GAGACGCTGGATAATCTTATTCTGGAAGGTGAAAATATTGTGTTGGCTGCAAAGAAAGCCAATTCCAGACACGATTTCACCTCCGTTCTGAGCATCTTCCCCATTTTACGGCACCTTAAACTTACCAAGCCTGAGTTTGACAAAGTTCTTCAA GGTACTGCTGCCAGCACGAAGAACAAGCTGCCAAACCTTATAACTTCTATAGAGACGACTGGAGCCAAAGCACTAGAGGACTTTGCAGACAGTATTAAG AATGATCCTGATAAGGAGAACAGCATGTCTAAAGATGGCACCGTGCATGAACTTACCAGCAAT GCCATTCTTTTCCTACAACAGCTGCTGGAGTTCCAGGAGACGGCAGGAGCCATGCTAGCATCACAAG TTCTTGGGGACACTTACAATATTCCTATCGATCCCAGAG AGACCAGCTCCGCCGCCAGTAACTACAGTTCTGAATTCAGCCGACGACTTCTCAGTACATACATCT GTAAAGTCCTTGGAAACCTGCAGCTAAAGCTCCTGTCTAAGTCAAAAATGTACGAGGACCTGGCTCTGGGGGCGATATTTCTGCATAACAATTATAACTATATCCTGAAGTCTCTGGAAAA GTCGGAGCTCATGCAGTTAGTGTCTGTGACCCAGAAGGATCCTGACAGTCTCTATCGTGAGCACATAGAACAGCAGATCCAGATCTACCAGCGAAG CTGGCTCAAGGTGATTGACTATGTCAATGACAGGAACATGCCACCACTTCAGGGAGCGAAG CTGAAGGACAAGGAGAGACAGATGATAAAGGAGCGTTTTAAg GGGTTCAATGAAGGTCTGGAGGAGATCTGTAAGATCCAGAAATCATGGGCTATTCCAGACAAAAAGCAGCGCGAGCGGATCCGTCAGTCACAGAAGAAAATCGTACAGGAGGCGTATGGCGCGTTCTTACACAA GTATGGCACCGGTGTCAATTTCACAAAGAACCcagataaatacataaaatactcCGTGGAACATGTCGGTGAAATGATTGAGAGACTCTTTGACACATCTGCCTGA
- the EXOC7 gene encoding exocyst complex component 7 isoform X1, with translation MIPNEDASSRKKEIEEKLKQEEEMLTFIKESLDKSDQLTNNMVSILSSFESRLMKLENSIIPVHKQTETLQRLQENVDRTLSCLDHVISYYHVATETEKVIKDGPSGRLEEYLSCIAKIQKAVEYFQDNNPDSPELNRVKSLFERGKESLDAEFRNLLQRHSKPVPPILILDLIGTDEEIEGQEEGVLEHLPEGILQDIIRISQWLVEYGRNQDFMNVYCQIRSSQLDRSIKGLKEHFRKNSSSSGVPYSPAVQNKRKDTPTKKPAKRPAVFIPGTIRKAQNLLKQYSQHGLDGKKGGSGLSALEGKEDVLDLEIDTYIYCISAFVRLAQSEYQLLLDIIPEHHQKKTFDSLIQETLDNLILEGENIVLAAKKANSRHDFTSVLSIFPILRHLKLTKPEFDKVLQGTAASTKNKLPNLITSIETTGAKALEDFADSIKNDPDKENSMSKDGTVHELTSNAILFLQQLLEFQETAGAMLASQVLGDTYNIPIDPRETSSAASNYSSEFSRRLLSTYICKVLGNLQLKLLSKSKMYEDLALGAIFLHNNYNYILKSLEKSELMQLVSVTQKDPDSLYREHIEQQIQIYQRSWLKVIDYVNDRNMPPLQGAKLKDKERQMIKERFKGFNEGLEEICKIQKSWAIPDKKQRERIRQSQKKIVQEAYGAFLHKYGTGVNFTKNPDKYIKYSVEHVGEMIERLFDTSA, from the exons ATGATTCCTAACGAGGACGCGTCATCTAGGAAGAaggagatagaggagaagctcaaGCAG GAAGAGGAAATGCTGACCTTCATCAAGGAGAGTCTGGACAAGAGCGATCAGCTGACCAACAATATG GTGTCCATCCTTTCTTCCTTCGAGAGCCGACTGATGAAATTGGAAAATTCCATCATCCCCGTCCACAAGCAAACTGAGACACTACAGCGCTTGCAGGAAAACGTGGATCGTACCCTGTCCTGCCTAGACCATGTGATCAGTTATTACCACGTGGCCACAGAGACGGAAAAGGTCATCAAAGATGG ACCCTCAGGACGGCTGGAAGAATACCTAAGTTGTATTGCCAAAATTCAGAAGGCGGTAGAATATTTTCAAGACAACAATCCAGACAGCCCGGAGTTGAACAGAGTG AAATCGCTCTTTGAAAGAGGTAAAGAGTCCCTGGACGCCGAGTTCCGCAACCTCCTGCAGAGACATAGTAAGCCAGTTCCTCCCATTCTTATCCTGGACTTGATTGGTACAGATGAAGAGATAGAGGGGCAGGAGGAAGGGGTGCTGGAGCATCTACCGGAGGGAATCCTGCAGGACATCATACGCATTTCTCAGTGGTTGGTAGAATACGGGAGAAACCAAG ACTTCATGAATGTATATTGCCAAATCCGCTCCAGTCAACTGGACCGATCTATCAAAGGTCTCAAAGAGCATTTCCGAAAGAACAGCTCATCCTCCGGAGTTCCCTATTCTCCTGCTGTGCAAAACAAGAGGAAGGATACGCCAACTAAGAAGCCAGCCAAGAGACCAG CAGTCTTCATACCAG GCACTATCCGAAAGGCTCAGAATCTTCTCAAACAGTACTCTCAGCACGGGCTTGATGGGAAAAAGGGAGGGTCCGGCCTCAGCGCCCTTGAAG GGAAAGAAGATGTTCTCGATCTTGAGATAGACACTTACATATACTGTATCAGTGCCTTTGTGCGACTGGCGCAGAGCGAGTACCAGCTTCTTCTAGATATCATTCCTGAGCACCACCAGAAGAAAACCTTTGATTCTCTCATTCAG GAGACGCTGGATAATCTTATTCTGGAAGGTGAAAATATTGTGTTGGCTGCAAAGAAAGCCAATTCCAGACACGATTTCACCTCCGTTCTGAGCATCTTCCCCATTTTACGGCACCTTAAACTTACCAAGCCTGAGTTTGACAAAGTTCTTCAA GGTACTGCTGCCAGCACGAAGAACAAGCTGCCAAACCTTATAACTTCTATAGAGACGACTGGAGCCAAAGCACTAGAGGACTTTGCAGACAGTATTAAG AATGATCCTGATAAGGAGAACAGCATGTCTAAAGATGGCACCGTGCATGAACTTACCAGCAAT GCCATTCTTTTCCTACAACAGCTGCTGGAGTTCCAGGAGACGGCAGGAGCCATGCTAGCATCACAAG TTCTTGGGGACACTTACAATATTCCTATCGATCCCAGAG AGACCAGCTCCGCCGCCAGTAACTACAGTTCTGAATTCAGCCGACGACTTCTCAGTACATACATCT GTAAAGTCCTTGGAAACCTGCAGCTAAAGCTCCTGTCTAAGTCAAAAATGTACGAGGACCTGGCTCTGGGGGCGATATTTCTGCATAACAATTATAACTATATCCTGAAGTCTCTGGAAAA GTCGGAGCTCATGCAGTTAGTGTCTGTGACCCAGAAGGATCCTGACAGTCTCTATCGTGAGCACATAGAACAGCAGATCCAGATCTACCAGCGAAG CTGGCTCAAGGTGATTGACTATGTCAATGACAGGAACATGCCACCACTTCAGGGAGCGAAG CTGAAGGACAAGGAGAGACAGATGATAAAGGAGCGTTTTAAg GGGTTCAATGAAGGTCTGGAGGAGATCTGTAAGATCCAGAAATCATGGGCTATTCCAGACAAAAAGCAGCGCGAGCGGATCCGTCAGTCACAGAAGAAAATCGTACAGGAGGCGTATGGCGCGTTCTTACACAA GTATGGCACCGGTGTCAATTTCACAAAGAACCcagataaatacataaaatactcCGTGGAACATGTCGGTGAAATGATTGAGAGACTCTTTGACACATCTGCCTGA